The following are encoded in a window of Lynx canadensis isolate LIC74 chromosome B1, mLynCan4.pri.v2, whole genome shotgun sequence genomic DNA:
- the LOC115511705 gene encoding LOW QUALITY PROTEIN: ubiquitin carboxyl-terminal hydrolase 17-like protein 6 (The sequence of the model RefSeq protein was modified relative to this genomic sequence to represent the inferred CDS: inserted 2 bases in 2 codons; deleted 3 bases in 2 codons; substituted 1 base at 1 genomic stop codon), which translates to MGDPMKALSGDMRAVLSYCQEEFQFNVFPKLKSCWSNRGGAEVHRGPTLPQKPSPSSQTLCNLPNGWAPMSIGLPPAKKPVSWRRPSVVGAGLQNLGNTCYANAALQCLTYTPPLASYMLSQEHSRSCGRQPFCVLCALQAHVTRALCRPGHVIRXPPELLAAFHTHTHTHTHTHTHKQEDTHGFLIFTLDPTQQARLREDKTSRPPLSEDLTLIWQIFGGHWRSQIQCLHCPGVSSTLDPDLDGRAAHSASQALLQLVKPEKLDGENAYHCSTCLDKVPASKTLTLYTCPKDLMLVLKXFSDSTGSKLAKEVQYPERLDLRQCVSEQKAGLIIYLLHATPVHPGRKCHSGHHFCYIKAGNGQWYKMDDTSDVTSALSQHAYVFFDTQTSELERXPGSEPGSGETTSLQADHADMAVAQGGGEGGLADPSIKVPDLEDHVEETPVQPITLDQWRVFQESHHPKSEFNLRKTEFVLPAHAVLIHQSKYREEMEKDHPEQNIYRLNNLARDIPPRRATNIGKVPCLTGRARATKRKNKKGQRSWEAVQGSECRL; encoded by the exons ATGGGAGATCCTATGAAAGCTCTTTCTGGAGACATGAGGGCTGTTTTGTCCTACTGCCAAGAAGAGTTTCAGTTCAATGTCTTTCCCAAACTCAAATCTTGCTGGTCAAATAGAGGTGGTGCTGAAGTCCACAGGGGACCCACTCTACCTCAGAAGCCATCACCATCATCGCAGACACTCTGCAACCTGCCTAACGGTTGGGCTCCCATGTCAATAGGTCTG CCCCCCGCAAAGAAACCTGTGAGTTGGAGGAGACCGTCTGTGGTTGGGGCTGGACTGCAGAACCTGGGGAACACGTGCTATGCGAATGCGGCGCTGCAGTGTCTGACGTACACACCACCCCTCGCCAGCTACATGCTGTCCCAGGAGCACTCCCGAAGCTGTGGGAGGCAGCCATTCTGCGTGCTGTGTGCTCTGCAGGCTCACGTGACCCGGGCCCTCTGCCGCCCTGGGCATGTGATCC CCCCGCCAGAACTGCTGGctgccttccacacacacacacacacacacacacacacacacacacacaagcaggaagATACCCATGGGTTTCTGATATTCACTCTGGATCCAACGCAGCAAGCGCGTTTGCGTGAGGACAAGACTTCAAGACCCCCTCTGTCTGAGGACCTCACCCTCATCTGGCAAATCTTTGGAGGGCACTGGAGGTCTCAAATCCAGTGTCTCCACTGCCCTGGCGTTTCCAGCACTTTGGACCCTGACCTGGATGGCAGGGCAGCTCACAGTGCGAGCCAAGCTTTGCTCCAGTTGGTGAAGCCTGAAAAGCTGGATGGTGAAAATGCCTATCATTGTAGTACTTGCCTAGACAAGGTACCTGCTTCCAAGACGTTAACTTTGTACACTTGCCCCAAGGACCTAATGCTGGTATTGAAATAATTCTCAGATTCCACAGGCAGCAAACTGGCTAAGGAAGTGCAATATCCTGAGCGCCTTGACCTGCGACAGTGCGTGTCTGAGCAGAAGGCGGGATTGATAATTTACCTGCTCCATGCCACGCCGGTGCATCCGGGGAGGAAGTGTCACAGCGGACATCACTTCTGTTACATCAAAGCTGGGAATGGCCAGTGGTACAAAATGGATGACACCAGTGATGTGACTTCTGCCCTGAGCCAACATGCCTATGTCTTCTTTGACACCCAGACGAGTGAATTGGAAA GACCAGGGAGTGAACCAGGCAGTGGGGAGACCACATCACTCCAGGCTGACCATGCAGACATGGCTGTGGCCCaaggggggggtgagggggggctc GCGGACCCCAGCATCAAAGTTCCAGACTTGGAGGACCACGTGGAAGAGACACCAGTGCAACCAATCACGTTAGACCAGTGGAGAGTCTTCCAAGAAAGCCACCATCCCAAGTCTGAATTCAACCTCAGGAAAACAGAATTTGTTCTTCCCGCCCACGCAGTCCTAATTCACCAGTCCAAATACAGAGAGGAGATGGAAAAGGATCATCCTGAACAAAACATCTACCGGCTCAACAACTTAGCCAGGGACATCCCACCTCGGAGGGCAACAAACATCGGCAAAGTCCCTTGTCTCACAGGCAGAGCCAGAGCTACCaagaggaagaacaagaaggGACAGAGGTCTTGGGAAGCAGTCCAGGGATCTGAGTGCAGGCTTTAa